The window TGCCCCATAGCGCTGGGTGGTGCGATTGTGAGAGTTCTGAACAGCCGTGTTGGCGGTTTCCAGGCGTTGTTCCGCGGAAGCGACTTCGCTGGCGGAGGCGGCGCCCTTCTGCTGCAGCTGTTTGAGAGCTGCCAGATCTTTCGTTGCCTGTTGCTGCTGTTGTTGCGCTCGACTCAGATCACCGGAGAGACCGATACGTTCATCCTGCGATCCGCCTTGCTCGACGTCATGAAGGTTCGCTTCGGCGGCACGGAGGGTGGCGTTGGCGGTTGCGAGGCGGGCGACGGCGTCGGCGTCGTCCATTTTGATGAGGAGCTGGCCGGCTTTGACCTTCTGACCGACTTCTACATAAACCTTTGCTACGACTCCGGGTGCTGGCGCATAGGCTTGGAATTCCTCAACGGGCTCGACTTTGCCGTTTGTGGAGACAGAGCTCACGATGTTTTGGCGGCTGACAGCTGCGACACGAACATCAATGAGATCGCGTGTTGTCGAGCGTATAACGATGAAGACGAGAGCAATGACGGCGAAGAAGATGCCCCACAGCACTCCGGGATTCAGGCGTCTTGTCTCTGTCGTGGGCATCAGTCGAATGTTCAGTATATAAGACGCCGGATGCACCGAGAACGGAGCAGAAAGTTTTGAGGATAAGGTAGTTAACCGTGACGGTGTTAGATTTTATGCTGATCGTGGCAGGAAAGTAACGGCTCGTTGCGCCGTCAGGCAGTGGACATCACCCCGCGAGTTCTGGTTATGCGTTTCGCGGTGCATCGCGCGGACAGTCAGGTTGCGATTCCTGTGAGTCGATTCGTCCAAACCTATCATTATTGTCAGTAGCGACGGTCTGCGCCCCGGTCTAGCATAGTGCGGGAGAGAGCGCATGCCCCGAAGCCTTCGAACAGTGCCCAGAGGTGCCCAGACGAGCGAGCAGTGGATTGGCACCGCGAACGTACCTGCGGGGCACAATACACCGACTGTCCGCGGGAGGCAGAACGGAGCAAATATGAATGAGGCTTCATCCGAAGTTGCAGCCGTATCGCTGATGCCAGCAAAAGCGGATTGCTCCGCGATGCAGTTGGTGAACGGAGAGTTTTTGCTCCAGCTGGCGATCGATTTGCAGATCTCAGTTGATCACGGTGGATGGTTGCGCTCGCCGGACGCCACGAGCCGATGCCGTCGACCATTCTTCAGAGCGGTTGCTGGGTGACGGATTGGAATCCTTAAAATGGGGCTTTTAGCGAACTTCAAAATTCGGAACAAGGTGTTCGTGGCGTTGCTGCCGCTGGCTGTCATGGTGATTGCGGCTGCAATCTACTCGTCGATCGAGATAAGAAATATCGACACCAGATACAGCAATTTGCTTGATAGAGATGTGAAAGTTCTGCAGAATCTGACGGCTGCCCGAGCTCTGGACAATCAATTCAGCCTCCTCCTCTATAAGGAGATCGCCGAGACTGATGTCGACAGAATGCGAACAATTGATGGGGAGCTCGATCAAGTTGAAGTAGAGTTTCGTTCCGCAGTAGAAGAGGCGAAACGCGAGAGTCCAAGCCTGGCTCCAGAGATCCAATCGGCGACAGATTTTTTCGATCAGGCAGTCTCTGTATCGCGTCCGGTCCGCGCTGCGACCATGAGTCAGGATAACGATAAGGCTATGAGGTTGATGCGCGAGAGCGCTGACCCTAAGATGGGCAAAGCACGAAAAGCATTCAGCGAGTTGAGTGAAGAATTACATGCCAAAGTCGATCAGCAATCCGATCAGCTCACGGCCAGGACTCGCCGCACGATTCTGATTACCTGGATCGTGATCGTTATTGGACTGGCTATATCTTTCGCCATTGCTTTATCGATTGTGCAGGTTGAGGTGGTAAAGGTTGTGTTGTCGTTTCGCACACGAATTCTGGACGTGGCGGAGGGACGGTTCGATCAGCCGATAGCAAATCTCGACCGCCCGAATGAGATCGGCGAGATGAGCCGGGCGTTGCAGACGTTGCAGATCGCTGCGCGTGAGAGGGAGATATTGGGATGGGTGAAGGCCGAGGTGGCGGCTACCACCGAGCGATTGCAGTCGGCGGAGGACTTCCCTAGATTTGCCACAGTCCTGCTATCGCGAATCTCGGAGAATCTGGATCTGCTGTACGGTGGGTTTTACCTGGCGGATGAAGGGCGCACGCGCTTTGCTCGTGTAGGAGCCTTTGGGGCGGATGTTTCGGCGGGACCGCGCGAATATCGTCTTGGCGAGGGTTTGGTGGGACAGGCGGCCGTTGAGAGGCGCACGCTGCGAATCGTCGCCGGCGTCGACAAAATGGTGGGGATTAGTACGGGTGCTGGTACCGTATTGCCCGCTTGCGTGCTGTTCGTCCCAGTGATGAATCAGGATGACGTGCTGGCAGTCATCGAACTTGCCCCTTCGGCGCCGATATCGGAGCGTCAACAGGCTTTGCTGGACGCGTTGTTGCCAACGGTTGCGCTCAATACAAAGATTCTGGCGAGCAAATTGGTTACAAGCAAACTGCTTGAGCACACACAGGTACAAGCTGCGGACCTTGAGGTTGCCAAAGAAGCGGCCGAGGCAGCCACCAAAGCAAAGTCTGATTTCCTGGCGAACATGAGCCACGAGATTCGTACGCCGATGAACGCCATTATCGGTATGACGCATCTGGCGTTGAAGACCGATCTTTCGCCGAAACAGTCTGACTATCTTACGAAGGTGAAATCTGCCGCGCAGGCGCTGCTTGGGATCATCAATGACATCCTGGACTTCTCCAAGATTGAAGCGGGCAAGCTTGATATCGAGAAGATAGACTTCCGGCTTGAAGACGTTCTCGACAATCTATCGACGATCGTAAGCCAAAAGGCTCAGGACAAAAATCTCGAGTTCTTAATCGCGGCGCAGCATGATATTCCTCCCAATCTAGTCGGAGACCCACTGCGTCTCGGACAGGTTCTGATCAATCTGGTAAACAATGCGGTGAAGTTTACGGAACGGGGGGAAGTGATTGTAACGGCTGCATGCGTGGAGCAGCTAGCGGATCGAGTCAAAGTGAAGTTCTCCGTTCGAGACAGCGGCATTGGCATGACGCCGGAGCAAAGCGCCAAGCTGTTCCAGGCGTTTGCACAAGCCGACACTTCGACAACGCGAAAGTACGGCGGAACGGGGCTTGGACTCTCGATCTCCAAACGCCTGGTTGAGATGATGGATGGCACGATCTGGGCTGAGAGCGAGCCTGGTCGAGGCAGCACGTTCTTTTTTACGTCTTGGTTCGGGATCGGAACAGAGGATAAACACAAGCGTTTCATTCCTGACCTAGCGGGCGTGCGGGCGTTGGTTGTGGATGATAACGAACAGGCGCGCGAGATCCTCACCGAAGCACTCCGAGTGCTTGCTGTCCGTGCCGAGTCGTCGTCATCAGGCGAAGATGCCGTGCGCGAAATAGCTGCCGCAGATTCGTTAGATCCGTATCGGCTGGTGTTAATGGATTGGCACATGCCGGGAATGGACGGTCTAGAGGCTAGCCGCATCATCAAACGCAGTAATCGTCTGCAGCATATTCCAAAGATCGTAATGGTGACTGCATTCGGGCGTGAAGATATCAGGACGCAGGCAGACGAGATTGGCATCGACAGCTACTTGTTGAAGCCTGTGAATCAATCGTTACTCTACGACACCTTGACGGATCTGTTTGGCGTTGAGGGGCTCAGGGACCAGCGGACGCGTGAGAGGAAGGCGGACGGTGCAGTGCATGACGCAACGGGGATTCGTGTCTTGTTGGTCGAGGACAACGCGATGAATCAGCAGGTGGCGACAGAACTGCTGGAGAGCGCGGGAGCAATCGTAACGGTCGCGAATCATGGCGGGGAAGCGGTGAAGATTCTTACCGCTGGAGATCAGGCACCAGTGTTCGATGTCGTGTTCATGGATCTGCAGATGCCGGAGATGGACGGGTTTACCGCTACCAAACTACTGCGGAAAGATCCGCGGTTGCAGAAGTTTCCGATTATTGCGATGACGGCGCACGCCCTTGTTGAAGAGCGTCAACGTTGCCTCGACGCAGGTATGAATG is drawn from Edaphobacter lichenicola and contains these coding sequences:
- a CDS encoding response regulator, producing the protein MGLLANFKIRNKVFVALLPLAVMVIAAAIYSSIEIRNIDTRYSNLLDRDVKVLQNLTAARALDNQFSLLLYKEIAETDVDRMRTIDGELDQVEVEFRSAVEEAKRESPSLAPEIQSATDFFDQAVSVSRPVRAATMSQDNDKAMRLMRESADPKMGKARKAFSELSEELHAKVDQQSDQLTARTRRTILITWIVIVIGLAISFAIALSIVQVEVVKVVLSFRTRILDVAEGRFDQPIANLDRPNEIGEMSRALQTLQIAAREREILGWVKAEVAATTERLQSAEDFPRFATVLLSRISENLDLLYGGFYLADEGRTRFARVGAFGADVSAGPREYRLGEGLVGQAAVERRTLRIVAGVDKMVGISTGAGTVLPACVLFVPVMNQDDVLAVIELAPSAPISERQQALLDALLPTVALNTKILASKLVTSKLLEHTQVQAADLEVAKEAAEAATKAKSDFLANMSHEIRTPMNAIIGMTHLALKTDLSPKQSDYLTKVKSAAQALLGIINDILDFSKIEAGKLDIEKIDFRLEDVLDNLSTIVSQKAQDKNLEFLIAAQHDIPPNLVGDPLRLGQVLINLVNNAVKFTERGEVIVTAACVEQLADRVKVKFSVRDSGIGMTPEQSAKLFQAFAQADTSTTRKYGGTGLGLSISKRLVEMMDGTIWAESEPGRGSTFFFTSWFGIGTEDKHKRFIPDLAGVRALVVDDNEQAREILTEALRVLAVRAESSSSGEDAVREIAAADSLDPYRLVLMDWHMPGMDGLEASRIIKRSNRLQHIPKIVMVTAFGREDIRTQADEIGIDSYLLKPVNQSLLYDTLTDLFGVEGLRDQRTRERKADGAVHDATGIRVLLVEDNAMNQQVATELLESAGAIVTVANHGGEAVKILTAGDQAPVFDVVFMDLQMPEMDGFTATKLLRKDPRLQKFPIIAMTAHALVEERQRCLDAGMNDHVSKPIDPDTLFATLMRWAKPRPKQAVEPVASHSSRKLSDEVAIPDISGVNTADGLKRVAGNRRLYRDLLAQFSAKEDDAAARISTALKGGDIKLAERIAHTVKGVAGNIGMTEVQAVAQRLEKALREGDGTVDALLVEFASVMGAQVHAIEQALGNSTTARPEEVRTSPFDAEVATVAIARLRTLLEASDGDAEEAFRSLQQAVAGAVDKTQLDGLISSINDFDFAAALVKLDGISAYCAQNGVTQ